The Anas platyrhynchos isolate ZD024472 breed Pekin duck chromosome 1, IASCAAS_PekinDuck_T2T, whole genome shotgun sequence genomic sequence CCAAGGGAGGAAGCAGCGGGAGTGGTAAGAAATGCAGCTCTTTGTCCACCAATGCCCCAGATTTACTGGAAGGCCAGAGGAACtgcctcctttcccctccccaccccacctgAATGCCCCGGTGCTGCACCTGTTCCCGCTCACTctatgcagcagcagcaaagagtTGTGTGtcttccccatccccatctaCACCACTGTGCAACCCTTGCATACATCCACGTGCATAAACACTTGGGCCAGAGGAGGCCCATGAGGAGGAGACTGAGTGCTGGGGTGAAGGCTGTGAGGAGCTGGTAATTACCACAGGGTTGTACTCCGTCACCAGGCGGAGCTCGTTCATCCGAATGAAACGACTCATCTTCTCAGCATTGACGTCCTCACTGTCCACATCCAAATCTTTCCGGTCATTGTCTGCCTGAAGATATGCAAAGACACCTCCAGTCACAGCTGTCCTTTCCTCTCAGAACTTCCTCCAGAGCTGCTGATGGCTCTCACCCACAAAGACACCCACCCCTGGGACACCaccctcctctcctttccaggaTATAATCCCCATTTCTTGAGGTCCAGAACTATTAGACCTACAGAGGTCTGCCACCACTTTGAGCTAAGGATCTTCTACCCTCCCTCAGTCTCCCAAGGACAAGGCAAAATCATGGCATAACAGAAATCCCTGGGCACCAGACATCCCTAGCATTATCTGCTCCTACTGCACTGGAGACAGGGAGGATTAGCTGATAAACCCTTCCAAGAGTTGTGGGGAGAGATCATTAATATAGCCTAACTCCTTACGTAGATTTTGGCTTTACATCCCTCTTTAAAATCTTCATCTGCTTATTCTATTTCTTCTACAAGTAATAAACATTGGCATGGGACTATATGGATTTCCTGGAAACATTGTGCAAGCAGGAAATCTCTCCAataaaaagaggatttttttccagtacagcagaaaaaaaaaaaaatcaaacacagcACGTTTTAGCTTTAAAGGACTATCCATCCTGCCACACATCTCCCCACACTCACAGCCTCCAACCCCCAAGATGAGGTTTGCTTTACttagtaaacagaaaaaaagcaggcaAACATCAAACAGTGGTTAAACCACCAAACGGGGCACAGTTGCTGTACAGGACCACTGCAGGAGGTGATTGAGTTGGGCCATGGGGGTGGTGGGCTGTGACAAGCAATAGGATCAAAGTCTGAGATTTGAAGATTTTTCACACACATGTTGAATGAGGTTCTCGGCGCTGAGAAAATGTCCACATGCACGCCCTGTATGTTATTCTCTGCATGTGTACAACCTCTGAAAGCACTCGTGTTAGTTTTTCCAGTGGTGTGCAGACATCTGAAGCCCTTTTTGCTGTTCCATGGTCATTGGCAAGATCTTTGATCTAGTAGGGGACCACTGTGCCTTGTCTGGAAAACCGAGCTGGTGATTTTCAGACTGTGCTGCCTGATTCCTCTCACAGATGTGCTCcagaataaaatgaaaggaCAGCTGTAGTGAGTAAATGGGATCAAGCCAGTGCAACACCTGGGCAGGCGAGATCAGAGAAGCCTTGGGAACCAACCAAAAGCACCCTAGGCTCCACAGAAAACTTTCTCTTGACTTTTGTGGGCTTCTGTAAACTCCTGGTTTTCATGTTGGGATAATAATATCCTTCATCTGCTCTCAACATTTAGGAttccaagaaggaaaaaaaaaaaaagtgaaaattatcCTGCATCTAATAGTTGAAACTCTGGCCAAAATGTCTTTATCACTCTATATAATTAGCTTATTAGCATCTGTTAATTAGGTCCTTCTTAGGTCTGTCAGGCCAGATCCTTCAACAGAATAAATCAGTTTTGCTCCACTACATGCTAAGAAGTCTCAGCAGCCCTTCCTGCTACTGTAATTATAAACTTCTCAGCCTTATATGTGCTTCATACTAtgcagaaggaaagaatgaGTTTATGCCTCCGATTCACTGCTATCCCGGTCACCcatctttatatttttcaaatgagtATTTCATTCCAAGTTCCTGTCtcagttctcttttcttttcctttttagctCTGACCCCTTACTCCTACACAGTCTCCAGcacagaataaaaggaaaaataacatctGAATAACttaaatttaaggaaaaatgaaaattaggtAAGAGAATTGTCAACCCCATTTGAATCTAACTAGtgtgtttgtttcttgcttttttttttcttattaaacaaGAGTTCAGCTGCAAAAACTGGACTGTGAACAATAAAGTTTCAATACAATACAAATTCCCACAATCCAAACACTTCAAATACACTTCAAGCATCAAATACCCTCCCAATGCAGTCATCCTACTATCTGCCACAGTGCAAAAACAAAggataattttaaatgtttttggaagaaaatcacCATGCCTAAGAACCAACACTGAGATGGGTGTCACTTCAAATTGCAACATCTGCATGTGGAAAGTAAAAAGTTAAACAAAAGGACCTGCTTTCCTGTTGGTCACTCTTAGATCATTCTCCTTGCACTGTTTGGATAATACCAGTGGTAAACACGGGGCAGGAAAAGATGAGAAATGGGGAACAAACTGGCTTTTGTAGTGTTGTATGATCTGCATCTAGAACTTGGCCAAGCTACCACATCCAGCTCCTCTATTACACTGAGCTACTCAATGAGCTTAGAGCTCTTGTGACACAGCACTTCACAGCCTTTTAGGACATCTTGTACCACCTAGtgtccctctccctctctgacGTACCTCTCTACCCAGTTTTCAAGTGCCACATGGGGCAACAGGAGGTAGCTGATATGCCTGCTTTTAGCTTTTGTTTGGATTGTTTAAGTAAGGACATGGCCCTTCCAAACATTGTCTCCTTACATTTCAACAAGAATACCTTCAAATTCAAAGTGAAGCACCAGCAGCTATAGCTGgagtcaataaataaataaatagattgaATTTGCACAACACCCATCCCTCAGAAACTGCAAAGTAAAGGTAGTAATGGGTCCACGGCCAAAGCATATTTAGGCAATTAAATCTTCTAAACATAATGTAAGACCCAAGACAGATCAGGGTGTTAGGAACTTCTTTTGGTGGCAGAGCATCTATAGCTGCAGATTCCCAGCCTGGATCTGGTTTCAGTCATGATGGCAAAGTGGTGCACCCAGGGAGACAGACCTGCCTGAAGCGACACTTGGCAAGATTTGGTTTCAAGCCTGCTGTGTTGATCCCCTGTAACATGGCCCCTAGATGTTTTTCATGTGTCTCAGGAGGCTTTCCAAAACCACAGAAACCCCATCCAAGTAACACCATGCTCCAGACTagctgctcagaaacagagccATCATTCTTTGCAAAGCACTGAGCGCAAGGTTAAAATGGAGCATCCGATCAGGGGTAAAAACACTGCTCGTGTCAGGGATGCAAAAAGTAAAAGACCTCTTCAGAGCAGCAAGCTCTACAAGCTTTTACGTGCTTGGGCAGGCTGACTCAATGCTAAGCCCTCTTTGGCTTCCCAGCTCTaggcaaagctgagcagctTTAAGCCCTTTCTTTATCACTACCGACCAGCGATTACATTTCCTCTGTAACATGGTTGGGGGCAATTTTTAGGTGCTTGTTGTAAAACCTTGCTCACTAAAATTAGTCAGCAGGgtaatttaacaaaaaaaaaaaaaaaaaaaataatataaaaaggtaaaataaaataaaacggAGTGAggtaaaatagaataaaataaaatagaataaggtaaaataaaataaaatagaataaggtaaaataaaataaaatagaataaggtaaaataaaataaaatggagtaaggtaaaatagaataaaataaaataaaataaaataaaataaaataaaataaaataaaataaaataaaataaaataaaataaaataaaataaaataaaataaaataaaataaaataaaataaaataaaataataataaaataaagcaaaacaaaagtagTGCGGAGGAGATGTGCTGCGGCACCCTGCGGAACAGCGTGACGGTGCTCGCCGAGACGCCGAAGTGCTCCAGGACGGCGGGGCTGCTGCTGATGCCGAAGGGCACCTCGGGGATCCGGCCGGCCACCAGGCGCAACTGGGCCGCCGCGTCCCCCTGCGGCTCCTGCGGGGCACAGAGAGAGGAGGGCGGTGAGCGCAGAGCAGcgcagcgcagagcagagcggcccggcccggcccggccccgccgcagccGGCGCAAGGCCGACCCCTACCGGCCGCCCGCGGGGCCCCCGCTCCGCCATTTCGCGGCCCGGCCCTTGCCCGGCCCGTGccctcctcccgccccgccCTGCTGCGGTGCTGGGGAGCCCGGGGGCTCTTGGAGGGGTGATGTGGGGTGGGGTGGTCGTAGAGCCCAGAGGCAGCGCacttgtgcgtgtgtgtgtgctatACAAGTGgtaaaaatacttcatttttaagaTAACCTCTTGATTCTGCACTCAGTGGGGTTACGCTGTTTAAACACCCCTGGTTAACAGTATCCTAGTTCCTTTTAAAATGGTATCCTAGTCCCTGTCTTAAACCTGCTCTTTAAATGTAGCAAATACAGCTGCATCAAAGCATAGAGCTGTGCAATTCTTCAGAAAGCTGGGGTCTGCTCCCTTCAGCTGAGAGCATTCACTGCAGCCTTAGACTGTGTTAAAGCATCCCTTACTACTTCCATTCCTGGCTTTTCTTGTGAGGGATGCATTTTTGATACTCCTTCTTACTGGATTTAAATCCTCAAGACACAGCCTGTGCTTGgaaattgttgtttttcttttcgaTTTGAACCATCAGCTCAGCTGTTTGCGAGCCCAgagagaatggaaaacaaaattctttCTTCGTTCGAAGAAAAACAGCTCTTGTGACCTGTTTTGGAAATGCGAGCTCATCGACATGGCTGCGGTGAGAGCATGGTGTGGGAATAACCTCACTTTGTTTTCGATCATTCCTGTGAAAAATGGGGTTTAACCCAGCCAAGCAGGCCACTTTCTCACACGGGCACAGGGGGTTGCTGGAGCAGCATGCTGGTTTTCTATCATGGCGTGCAGCTCCCAGTCAGGGAGAACCACACTCATTACATGCGGAGCTCGCCGAGCTGCATGCTGCAGTGAAATgaaaggctgcagcagggaagtgATTTATGGTGAAGAGAGAACATGGGCATTATTTGGATGAATATACTCTTGGGCGGAGGGCCAAGACAAGCCCTCATGGCACTCATACATCCTTATCTGCTGTTTAAAGGCAGCCCTGTCGTGCTCCACACATTGAGCGCACGCcaagctgctggctgctggcagccggTGCTGTCCCCACGCTGCGGGACAGCACAGtcgtccctccctgccctggcacCCCCTGTGCTGCCTGGGACCAGCATCTTGTTAACATCAGTGAATGAAATCGTGCAGCGGGAGGGATGCGGTGGCGTGGGACACTGGTGGCATAAGGCTTTGCCTGCAGGAGATCCAAGTGCAGAGCCCTGCTATAACCCCAGCCAGCTACCCAGGGGCAAGGAGACATCTGAGCAACTTTCCTTCGACCTGTGCAGATTGCCTCACTGGCTTGCAGGAGCTCGGAGGAGCTCTGAATGCCTGCAGGCTCCCAACCCGAGGCAGGTGGTGCTCTGTGATCAGTGTTTAGCAAGGCCCCGGGGTATTAGCCTCCAGCACTCACACACTTGTTGCAGCAGAAGCATCGGTCCTTGCTCTGCAGTGTGCCACAAGATGCTGTTGCCATACATCTATCTCAcgaccacctccctgggcagccctcCAGCCCCAGAACCAGGGCCCAAACCCTCTTAGAAATCAGAAGACCCATATCAGCACTGCTCCCTGAGACGCAGCTTCCTCAGCCCCACCATGCAGGCAGTGCCTTGCTCTGCCCTCAGTGACTAGAGCCAACAGCTGATGTTCCCACTCACCCCGTGCCAGTGCACTCGCTTTCTTTGCCACCCACGTCgccctcttccttcccctgcagcaTTTCCCTTTCTCCCGCTCCAGGGCTCCCACCAACATCTTCACAATCCTCCCTTGCTCCATCTCCCTTTCCACGCACCCCTCCCCTAATCCCCCCACACTTCTgtcacagccccagcacctttcTGTGGAAGGAGCTGCTGTCTGAAGGTGTTTACaccacagccagccctgctctccCACCAGGGCAGGATCTGGCTCCCACCTGGCAGAGGGGACCCGCTGCCAACACACCTGGAAGAACCCAACGaccgccacctcctccctgcTGATGAAGGCCTCCACGTCTGCAATGTCGTTCAAGGAGACGAGCTTCTCTGCATCTCCCTCTGCACCTGGAGAGGACAGGTCAGGGTTGGGCAGAGGGTGCATGAAGAGCAGCTCGGAGGCACCCCCACATGCACACGCAGACATCCCACCCCTCATGTGCTGCCCCCACACCTCTCCCACCAGGATACAGGATACGAAGCTTGCATAGCACACCCTCAGTGAGGTGGGCTCCCCACACCAGGCCCAGGAGAGCGGACTTACTGTGGGATGCAGAGCCActgtctgcagcacagcccccagcaaGGAGGATGATGAAGAGACATGGGAAGACGGAGGTGCCCATGGTGCCAGCTCGCCCTCTCCTCGCCATGCCACTTCCACTCCTCTCCTTGGCAAGCGACACGTCAGCTGCTTCTGGGGCTCACAGTCCCTCCCAGGGAGGTGGGAAAGGAGCAGCTGGCCAGGGGCAAAGCCTTCAGCTCCTGAGATAATGTGTTGGCTGGGAGAGAGCCCTGGGCCTCCTGGCTGCACAGGCATCAGCCCCGGAGAAGCTCACCAGTGCTGCCACCAGTGTGCCCTCACCCACAGCGGTGGACATCTCAGCTCCTGCACCCACACAACCAGGCTCCCTAGGCTGTGAGAACACCCCTCCACATAGAGGGAGCCACTGCACCTCCCCAGGTGCTGGGTCTCACAGAGGCTGATGTCCCCTTGTGCTTGGCCAGCCAGTGGGacacagctcctgcacttcCTCTGGCTGGTGGAAGCTACAGCTGCCAGGTAAATGTTAAACATGAGAAAGCCATGGGCTACCTTCTTGGGCTCATTCAGCTGCCACTCTGGATGGCAGGTGGAGGCTTTTTTAGCCCTGAAGCCCACCCTGATTGTGGGCTTCAAAACAGGGTTCATGAACACCCTGAAGGAAGCCACTCTGAAATAATTTGCctttaaggggaaaaatatcTCTTGGCTTCCTATTCATTAGAGTTGGGTCGACGTTCTGAAGCAGAAGGGCTTTTTCCCTTATGAAACACACTGTTAAGCCTTCCTATAACACAGTCCCCACACACACCTCACTGCAAAACTCTGATGCAACAGTACCCACACTCTAGAAAAGAATGAAGCACTCatgcagagaagaagaaagaaaccatTTTTATTCTTGAGACACTGAAGTCTTGTTACAGCATCTAGCTGCATCCCCCTGACTGATTTTGCCTGCACGAGTATGGATTTCAACAGGGTAGGGCACCAGATACAAACCAGGAGACCACCACGGGAGGTAAGTAGCCATTTACAATGAGTCAGAGCACATGGCAAGTGTAACTCAGAGAGGGATTTTCCAGGGACCAGTCCGCCCTGCCAGGAGACTCAAGGAGCTGGCGAGGTGATCTTGCTTCCTAGAAAAGGCACTTTCCGGGACCGGAGTTGGTATAGAAGGAGAaatggaggcagcaggaggaagtactgggagaaagggagggagatgCTTCCCAATTTAAACCATTATGTGTCGTGATGGGGCAGTGGTGAGAACGGGTGGGTTATTTTCAGTGTATCAGAAGAAGCAGCCAAGGCCACCTGCCGGCCTGTGCATTGACCAAGGCTGGCACAGAGCCCTGGCACCCTCAGGAAGGGCTGCAAGGGCTGTGACCAGCCACAgtggcaggagggagcagcGTGGTGGGCATGGCCCACCTGGAGACTGGTGCAGGAGGCAAGGGGACGGGAAGGGGGAAGGCAAACTGGG encodes the following:
- the ERP27 gene encoding endoplasmic reticulum resident protein 27, yielding MARRGRAGTMGTSVFPCLFIILLAGGCAADSGSASHSAEGDAEKLVSLNDIADVEAFISREEVAVVGFFQEPQGDAAAQLRLVAGRIPEVPFGISSSPAVLEHFGVSASTVTLFRRADNDRKDLDVDSEDVNAEKMSRFIRMNELRLVTEYNPVTAVGVMHSSLEIHLLLITDKKSPEHPERMQRYRAAAELFEKKILFILVDINLKSNEQVMAYFKLKKSQLPALAIFYTPDEEHDVLPLDEFSVERVQDFCNTFLQRIQKKEEEQEKKALNEEL